The genome window TCAAACCTTCCTGCACCATCACCCGCAAAGATTGGAAGAGGGCATCCACTTCCTGCGGCGTCAGGTTGGTGGTGGGTTCATCCAGAATCAGCACCTGCACGCCGCGGTAGAGGGCTTTAAGGATTTCCACCTTCTGGCGCATGCCCATGGGCAGGTCTTCGATGAGCGCATCCAGCGGCACCTCAAGCCCAAAGCGTTCCTGCAAAGTTCGGATTTTTTGAATCTCAGCGTCGTAGCGGTTGTTCCAGCGGTTCTTCCGCGGCGCGCCGATGAGGATGTTCTCCAGCACGGTAAACGACCCCACCTGTAAGAAGTGCTGATGCACCATGTTGATGCGGTGGGTAATGGCATCTTTTGGACCGCTGATGTGAATGGGTTGGTCGTTGAGGAAAATCTCCCCGGCATCGGCACGGTACAAGCCAAAGAGGATGTTCATCAGCGTGGTTTTGCCGGCGCCGTTGCCACCCAGCAAACCATGAATTTCCCGCTGGCGCAGTTCAAAAGAAACATCCTGCAATGCCTGAGTACTGCCAAACGCCTTGGAGACTCCCCGCATGTGTAAAAGGATGGGTGCGTTCATGCGTTCTTTCTCGTGAGACTCGATAAAAATGGCATGAAGGCTCCCCAACGATCAGGGAGCCTTCATTGTCACGATAACACCTATTTGATTTCGCTGGTGTCTTTCACCACCTGAATCTTGCCCGATACCAGATCGTTGATGACGGCTTTCATCTCTTCTTCGACAGCCGGGTCAACGTTCTTGAAGGGGGTCTGGAGCGAAACGCCGGTGTCGAAGCCCAGCGGGTAGTAACCGCCCTTCTCCCCAGCCTGAATCTTACCGACAATGTCTTTCATCGGTTTGACGAAGTCGTACAGCAGGGAAGTGACGTAATTGTCGGGAGCGATGCTGGTCTTATCGGTGTACTTGGCGGTGACCAGAATCTTCTTGTCGGTGGTGGCTTTGGCGGCTTCGAAGACGCCCAGCATACCGTTGTTGAGTGAGCCGACCAGCACGTCATAGCCTTCGGCAATCATGGTATCGGCTACCTGGCGGGCTTTGGTGGGATCGTTGAAATCGCCCGCCCAGACGGCTTTCAGTTCCACGTTCTTGCCCGAATCTTTGATGGCTTGCTGCATGGCATGCACCTCGGCGTACGAGAAGGGCAGGGTCAGCCCGCCGATGTAGCCGATTTTGCCGGTTTGGGTGATGCGCGCCGCCAGCGCGCCCACACCGTAGAAGCCGATGTGGAAATTGCGGTCGATGAACCAGACGTTGGCGGGCATCTCCGCCGGTTTGGCGTCACCTTCGGCGATGAAGACCACATCCGGGAACTGCTTGGCGAGTTCAATGGTCTGGTTGACGTACTGTCCGCCATGCGTCCAGATGATGTTGTAGCCCTGGTCAATGTACTCGCGCATCACGCGGTCAATGTCGGGGACAGCCACGGTTTCGGAATATGCCATCTCGATGCCGAGATCTTTCTTGACCGCTTCTGCGCCCATGTAGCCCAGAGTGTTGTAGTCCGAGTCGTTAATCACCCCTGGGAAGATTGCCGCCAGTTTGTAGGTCTTGGCAGGCTGGGTGGGCGTGGCTGGGGTGCAAGCCGCCAGCACCAACGCCAACAGCAAAACAACAAACAAAACCCGCTTCATACTATTCTCCTCCGAAAAAAAGATAAATTGGGGAAACAATTCCAGTCTACAAATTTTTTGGGGGAATGTCAATTATCCCCTGCTTTTCTTCGTTGAAATACAGGAAGGTACTCATAAAGAAAGGTGTGTGCCGGGATGAAAGGGCGTTGTGTGTTTCCTGAGCGGGTTAAGGAAAATGTACACCCGTGCACCCTTCGGCAGGCTCAGGGTGTGCAATTGCGCTGGTAGGGAAAAACAAACATGCCGCAGAGAACTCTACGGCATGATGCTGATGCACATTCAATCACGGCTCATCCTCAGGGATGAACCGCCAGCGTCGGAACGGCTTGCCGGAGATCAGGATTGCTGTTGAGGCTCAGCGGCAGGCGTTTCGGACGTCGAAGACGCGGCTTTGGGCTGGCTCTCTCCCTTTTTCTTGCCCGGTTTGGCAGGCGAGAGCACCATGGTCATCACCTTGCCCTCCAGCACCGGCGCCTGCTCGATGGTGGCGATATCGGAAAGTTCCTCGGCAATTTCACGCAGGTCTTCCAGCGCCAGTTCGGGGTAGGTAATTTCCCGACCGCGGAAGCGCACGGTGACCTTGACCTTGTTGCCTTCCAGCAACCAGCGGCGGGCATCGCGGGTCTTGAATCCGCGGTGATGCTCGTTGGTCTTGGGGCGCAGACGAATCTCTTTCACTTCGATGCGCGTCTGTGCCTTCTTGGCTTCGCGTTCCTTTTTGGCGCGTTCGTAGAGGAATTTTCCGAAATCCATCACCCGGCAAACGGGTGGGGTGGCGCCGGGCGCCACTTCGACCAGATCCAGTTCAGCGTCGCGGGCGATGCGCAGGGCTTCCTGAATAGGCACAACCCCAAGGTTCTCGCCCCCGGGTCCAATCAGGCGCACTTCAGGGACCCGGATCATCTCATTGACACGAAAGGTTTGGGTACTGATAGGCTTCTCTCCGTCCTTCAACAAATAGATATAGATCACCCGTTTGAACAACGGGCACTTTCATCATACCAAAATTAGCGTTTCCCGTCAACTTTTCCCGCAGGGAAATTTACAGGGACGCCTCACCTTCAATTCCCTGCCCGCTTCGGCTTGACATTCCCCCTTTCCTTTCCTATTATGAATATTGAAACTGCTTTCTCAGGGAGGGAAAGATGCTGTATCAACTGCTTAACCAATGGGACGAGACCTTTGGGCTGGACGAAGCCCGCGCGCATTGCGATATCCCCTGCGGGATTTACGACCCTCATCTGGCGCAGATGGCGGCGCTCACTGTGATTCGCATGGTGGACCTGATGGAAGACCTGGTCAAGGGCGAGATCAAAGAAACCATGACCTTCCACAATTCGCTGACCCGCTACATCCTCATCAAAGAGGAACATGCCGAACTGTGCAAACGCGAGATTCGCGTCATCTTCGGCGATTTCATCAAGAAAGAGCATGTGGAGAAATACCCCGAACTGCCCACCCTCTTCCACAAGATCATGCAGGCAGGCTCCAAAGCCCGTCAGAGCGCCAGCCGCGAAGCCGGGCTGGAACTGCTGGCGCTGGTCAACCGCTTTGCCGAAATCTTCTGGGAGATTAAGGGCATTCCTACCAAGCGGGTCAAAGCCCCCTACAAGCCGGAAGAGGAAATTGTCTATCCGGTGCTGTGATTCTTAAGTTTCTGCGGGTGCGCGGAGCCAGCCTTGCCCCTCTGCTGAAAGATGGGGACTTTGTGCTGGCTTCGCGCCTGCCTTTGTGGTTTCGCCCGCCGCGCACGGGTGAGATTGTGGTGTTCACCCATCCTGCCTACGGCAGGCTGATCAAGCGGGTGGCGCAGATTTTGCCCAACGGCAGTCTCATCGTCCGCGGCACGGACATCGACTCGGTGGACAGCCGCACCTTCGGCGCGGTACAGCCCCATCAGGTCGAGGGGGTGGTGATTGCCAGAATCGCCCGCCCTGAGCGGTAGTTTTCCTCTTTTTTCCAGGAATTCCAGAGGGCGATGGACCTTCCCCGGTTATAACACCGTGGGCAGGATAATGGGTCTGCCGCCATCGCCTGAAGAGAGGCGCTGGAGCGGCACGCGGTACACCGGGCTGAGCAGGTCGGGGGTGAGAATTTCCTCCGGCGTGCCCAGGGCGATAAGCCGTCCCTCGACCAGCAAGCCCAGGCGGTCGGCGTAACGCCCAATCAGGTTGAGGTCGTGGAGCGCCATCACCACCGTCATCCCTTCTTCATCCACCAGATGACGCACCGTCTCCAGCAGGCTGATTTGATAGTGTAAATCGAGGTGCGTGGTGGGTTCATCCATCAGCAGGATGGGGGTTTCCTGCGCCAGGGCGCGCGCCAGCAGAAGGCGCTGTTGCTCCCCGCCGGAAAGTTCGCCCACCAGCCGATCTGCCAGTTCGAGGGCGCTGGCGCGTTCCAGTGCGCGCTGAACGCAGGCATGGTCGTGCGCCGAGAGATTGCCCAGCCAGTTCAGGTAGGGGGTACGCCCCAACTGCACCACCTCCCTGCCGGTGAAGGCAGGCGGCAGATGACGGGCTTGCGGCACCACGGCAATCAGGCGGGCGCGCTGACTCTCCGTAAGGCGGTGGACAGCCCGTCCCAGCACCTGCACCTGACCGGCGGCAGGCGGCAGGATGCCGCTCAGCGCGCGAATCAGGGTCGTCTTGCCCGCACCGTTGGGACCGAGAATGCCAAGAATCTCCCCGCGCTGGACCGAGAAGGTTACCTCGCGCAGGATGGGTTGATTGCCCAGTTCTACCGAGAGGTTTTGCACCTGAATCATGGACGTGTCCATAACGCCCTCCGTTTAATAAACCTGCTGGCGGGTGCGCTGAAGCACCCAGAGGAAGAACGGCGCACCGCTCAGCGCGGTAATCATTCCCACCGGCAGTTCCTGCGGTGCCATGACCACCCGCGCCAGCACATCGGCAAGCAGAAGCAGGGTAGCCCCGCCCAGTACTGAAAGGGGAATCACATGCCGGTAATCGGCGCCAAAGAAGAAGCGCATCAGATGCGGGACAATCAGCCCCACAAAGCCGATAATGCCGGCATAGGCAACCGCTGCGGCGGTTGCCAGTGATGCCGCGGCAACGATGATGAGACGCACCCGCTCCACCGGCAAGCCCAACTGCCGCGCCTGTTCCTCGCCAAATTGAAAGACGTTGAGGGCATGCCCGCTGAGGCACAACACCCCCAGCCCAACCACGATATAAGGCAGTGCTCCCAGCACCGGACGCCACCCGCCAATGGATGCCCCGCCCAAGAGCCACACCAGCGCGCGGCGCAGTTCGCCGGTCGAGGTGAGCATGAGGAACGAGGTCAGCGCGCTGGTGAAGGAACTCACCGCCACCCCCGCCAGAATCAAATGGGTGGTGGGGACGGTGCGCCCCACCCGCGCCAGCGAATACACCACCGCTACAGTGATCAGCGCGCCGATGAAGGCGGCAACCGGCACGGTGAAGTATCCGGCAAGGCTGCGCGGCAATCCGCCGGTGAGGGTGAGCACGGCACCCAATCCAGCCCCCGAAGCCACCCCAATCAGGTACGGGTCTGCCAGCGGGTTGCGGAACAAGCCCTGAAAGGCGGCGCCGCTCCCGCCCAGCGCCGCGCCTGTCAGCAGCATCAGCGCGGTGCGCGGCAGGCGCAGGTCGAAGACAATCACGGCAAAGGATTGCCATTCTGCCGGGATGGTGCCCCCCGCCAACCGCACTCCCAGCAGGTGGAAGAGGGTGGCGGGGGGAATGAACACACTGCCCACCGCAACCGATAGGAGGAGTGAGAGAAACAGAGGGGGTATGGAGAAAAGGAGCGGGCGAGCCGTGTGTTTCATTCAAAAATTTCCTTTACGGCACCTGGCTTGCCAGTTCGGGGTGCAGAAGGCGCACCAGTTCCGCCAGCCCGTCAATCTGGCGTGGACCCGGGCGGCTGATGAGGTCGTCGTTGATGGGGAAGACTTTGCCGTTCTTCACCGCGTCCAGTTTCTCCCAGCCGGTTCGCTGAGCCACACTTTCGGGGGTTACGCCCCAGTTGGCATCGCCCAGAAGGATGACGTCGGGATTCTGGACGAGCAGTTCCTCCAGGCTGATTTGTGCCCATTCGCCCTGCAGACTGGCGCCCACGTTGACCCCACCCGCCAGGGTGATTAACTGGTCAATGAAGGTGCCGGGACCGCTGGTCCAGGGCTTGGCGGGGTCCTGACTGGCATCCAGTTCGTAGAATACCTTGGGTTTGCTGGAGGCTTTGGCAACCACCGCCAGAATCTTCTGCTGGCGGTCTTTCAGGCTGGCAACCAGTTCCTGCGCTTCATTTTCATGCCCGGTGATTTTGCCCACCAGTTCGATGTTGGCATACATATCTTCTAAAGTGATGGGGTTGGGGACGACAACCAGGGTGAAACCCAGGTCCTTCAGGGCTTGCAGGGTTTCCGGCGCGGTGAGGGGGGATGCCAGCACCAGATCGGGTTGGAGGGAGACCATTTTTTCGGTGTCGTATTTGCCCATGGAGCCGCCCACGCTGGGCAAAGCCTGGGCTTCCTGTGGGTAGTTGGAAAATTCCTCACGGGCGATGACCTGAGAACCGGCGCCCACGGCAAAAAGCAGTTCGGTGTTGGAGGGCGCCAGCGAGATAATCTTTTGTGCGGGGGCTTCCAGTGTCAGCGTGCCGCCCATCCCATCGGGTACTTCGATGGTGGGAGCAACAGTGACGGTAAAGGTCGGTGTCGGTGCAATCGTGGCGGTGGCTACCGCAGTTGCTGTAGGCGCAAGCGTCGGTGTTGGGGTGGGGGTAGCCGCCGGTGCGCAGGCAGAAAGGCTTACCAGAAAGAGAGCAAGGACAAGCAAGAGAGATTGAAAGCGTTTCATCGTCTGACCTGTATTTTCCTGTGTGAATCTCAAAACGGTTGATGTTCTCCGCACCCGGCGCAGATGCCGGTTAAAGCAAACTCCCTGTCACGGAGGACAGGGAGGGGTCAGCCGGTATCTTGTCGTTTCATACCGCTTCCCACCTCCTTTCCGCGAGAGTGTGAGAAACGCCACCTCAGGCGGTCGACCTGACTGACCACACCGGCGTGTGGATCACAGTTGCGCGACAGTGCCGGACTTGCACCGGCTTCGCCATTATGCCCGCCCATCCGGGAGCAGGGCACCTGAGGGGGTGTTTTGTTGAAAAGGATTGTACAACTCCTCATAGGGAGAGTCAAGGATGGAGCGGGTGGAGCGCGAGCAAAAGCGCTTTTGCCGCTTGCTTCTACCCTTTCCCTATCGTGATACAATACATCTCGATGACCTGGGAGATTTCCGGACATGATTGGGCGGTGGATTTGCTCAAAGGGCATATCCAGCGCGGTGAGGTGCGTCATGCCTATCTCTTCAGCGGCGCGGCGGGGATTGGCAAACGCACGCTGGCACTGCGCTTTGCCCAGGCGCTGAATTGCCCCACCCCGCTGGCTCCCGGTGAACCCTGCCGAACCTGCCGGGTATGCCGTCAAATTGAGCAAATGAGCCATGTGGACTTGAGCGTGGTGCAGTCTGAGGGGGAGGGCATGGTGCTGAAGGTGGATCAAGCCCGCGAACTGCAGCAGACGCTTGCCCTCCTGCCGCGTGAATTGCCCTACCGTGTGGCGTTGCTGTTGCGCTTTCACGAAGCCAATGCCAGCGCCCAGAATGCTCTGCTGAAAACGCTGGAAGAACCCCCGGCGCGCGCCATTCTGCTCATCACCGCCACCTCGCCTGAGGAACTTCTGCCCACCATCGTCTCGCGCTGTGAGGTGCTGCGCCTGCGTCCGCTGGCGCCCGAAGCCTGCGCTCAGGTGCTGATAAAGCGAGGTGTTCCTGCCGAAGAGGCGCAGTGGCTGGCGCACCTTTCCGGCGGACGTCCCGGCTATGCCCTCAATCTACACGCCCAGCCCGACTTGCTGGAAGCGCGCAGGCGCACTCTGGAAGACCTGTTACACCTGCTGGGCGCGCCGCGCCGCGAGCGCTTTGCTTACGCCGAGCGGCTCACCGCTTCGCGCGGCAAAGAACGTGAGCGTCTGCTCCAAACTCTCCCTCTGTGGCTGTCGTTCTGGCGGGATGTGATGATTTGCGCCAGCGGGAGCGGTTTGTCTCTTACTCATCTGGATTTTGCCGAACAAATCCAACGGGTTGCCGAGCAGGTGGGGCTGGCGCGGGCCGCCTTCGTCACCCGGCGGCTGGAAGAACATCTCCAGCGCCTGGAGAGCAATCCCAATATGCGTTTGCTGGTGGAAATGTCTTTGCTGGAAATGCCGCGGTTGGCGGAAGAAGTCAGCGCCGCTCCCCGGGAATGACCATGGCGATGAACATGGGCGTCTCTGGGGGAGAAGCCCGCCGTTTTTGCTCAGCGCGGTAATCCATTGGGCCAAACGCTTCGATCTCGCCGGGGGGGTAATACACCCATCCTGCAGGCAGTTCTTGCTCCCATTCCGGCACGGTAGAAGTGATGGTGCTTTCTGCCTGGCTTGGGGAAGTTCTGGAAGGGACAAAAGCAGACCGGCTCGGGGCATTGAGGAAGGTGGGTGAAAGGGCAATCAGGATTAAGAGGACGGCGGCAGTACTGCGCCACAGCAGGGCAAGACGGCGTTCTTCTGCCTCCAGATGGGCATATAACTGCTGACGGAAGTCGCGCGGGGGAGTTTTGCGGAAAGCCCTTAAGAACCAGTCGCTCATTCTTCGCCCTTCAATTGTGCCCTTAACATCTGGACCACCCGGTGCAGGATGGTGCCTACATTGCTCTCACTTAAGCCGGTCATCTGCGCAATGGTGCGGTTGGTCAACCCTGAACCGTATTTTAACGCCACCAGTTCCTGCTCGCGGGGTGGCAGTTGCGCCAGCAGACGCCGCAGGCGCAAAATCTCGTCGCGCGCCATCATGGACTCTTCCGGATGAGCCTCCCCGCCATGCACTTCCATCTCTTCCAGCGAGACCTGCCGCCCGTGGGTGCGGTGGTAATCCATGGCGACGTTGTGGGCAATGCGCAGTACCCAGGTACTGAAGGCAGCCAAGTCATGGCGGTAACTGGCGCGCTTGCGCCAGGCTTTTTCAAAGGTTTGCGCCGTCAGATCTTCGGCAACCTCATCCTCCAGCCCGCGGTAACGGAAGTAGTTGTACACCCG of Anaerolinea thermophila UNI-1 contains these proteins:
- a CDS encoding BMP family protein, which produces MKRVLFVVLLLALVLAACTPATPTQPAKTYKLAAIFPGVINDSDYNTLGYMGAEAVKKDLGIEMAYSETVAVPDIDRVMREYIDQGYNIIWTHGGQYVNQTIELAKQFPDVVFIAEGDAKPAEMPANVWFIDRNFHIGFYGVGALAARITQTGKIGYIGGLTLPFSYAEVHAMQQAIKDSGKNVELKAVWAGDFNDPTKARQVADTMIAEGYDVLVGSLNNGMLGVFEAAKATTDKKILVTAKYTDKTSIAPDNYVTSLLYDFVKPMKDIVGKIQAGEKGGYYPLGFDTGVSLQTPFKNVDPAVEEEMKAVINDLVSGKIQVVKDTSEIK
- the infC gene encoding translation initiation factor IF-3, producing the protein MFKRVIYIYLLKDGEKPISTQTFRVNEMIRVPEVRLIGPGGENLGVVPIQEALRIARDAELDLVEVAPGATPPVCRVMDFGKFLYERAKKEREAKKAQTRIEVKEIRLRPKTNEHHRGFKTRDARRWLLEGNKVKVTVRFRGREITYPELALEDLREIAEELSDIATIEQAPVLEGKVMTMVLSPAKPGKKKGESQPKAASSTSETPAAEPQQQS
- the sodN gene encoding superoxide dismutase, Ni; amino-acid sequence: MLYQLLNQWDETFGLDEARAHCDIPCGIYDPHLAQMAALTVIRMVDLMEDLVKGEIKETMTFHNSLTRYILIKEEHAELCKREIRVIFGDFIKKEHVEKYPELPTLFHKIMQAGSKARQSASREAGLELLALVNRFAEIFWEIKGIPTKRVKAPYKPEEEIVYPVL
- a CDS encoding S26 family signal peptidase is translated as MILKFLRVRGASLAPLLKDGDFVLASRLPLWFRPPRTGEIVVFTHPAYGRLIKRVAQILPNGSLIVRGTDIDSVDSRTFGAVQPHQVEGVVIARIARPER
- a CDS encoding ABC transporter ATP-binding protein, whose product is MDTSMIQVQNLSVELGNQPILREVTFSVQRGEILGILGPNGAGKTTLIRALSGILPPAAGQVQVLGRAVHRLTESQRARLIAVVPQARHLPPAFTGREVVQLGRTPYLNWLGNLSAHDHACVQRALERASALELADRLVGELSGGEQQRLLLARALAQETPILLMDEPTTHLDLHYQISLLETVRHLVDEEGMTVVMALHDLNLIGRYADRLGLLVEGRLIALGTPEEILTPDLLSPVYRVPLQRLSSGDGGRPIILPTVL
- a CDS encoding FecCD family ABC transporter permease gives rise to the protein MKHTARPLLFSIPPLFLSLLLSVAVGSVFIPPATLFHLLGVRLAGGTIPAEWQSFAVIVFDLRLPRTALMLLTGAALGGSGAAFQGLFRNPLADPYLIGVASGAGLGAVLTLTGGLPRSLAGYFTVPVAAFIGALITVAVVYSLARVGRTVPTTHLILAGVAVSSFTSALTSFLMLTSTGELRRALVWLLGGASIGGWRPVLGALPYIVVGLGVLCLSGHALNVFQFGEEQARQLGLPVERVRLIIVAAASLATAAAVAYAGIIGFVGLIVPHLMRFFFGADYRHVIPLSVLGGATLLLLADVLARVVMAPQELPVGMITALSGAPFFLWVLQRTRQQVY
- a CDS encoding ABC transporter substrate-binding protein, producing the protein MKRFQSLLLVLALFLVSLSACAPAATPTPTPTLAPTATAVATATIAPTPTFTVTVAPTIEVPDGMGGTLTLEAPAQKIISLAPSNTELLFAVGAGSQVIAREEFSNYPQEAQALPSVGGSMGKYDTEKMVSLQPDLVLASPLTAPETLQALKDLGFTLVVVPNPITLEDMYANIELVGKITGHENEAQELVASLKDRQQKILAVVAKASSKPKVFYELDASQDPAKPWTSGPGTFIDQLITLAGGVNVGASLQGEWAQISLEELLVQNPDVILLGDANWGVTPESVAQRTGWEKLDAVKNGKVFPINDDLISRPGPRQIDGLAELVRLLHPELASQVP
- the holB gene encoding DNA polymerase III subunit delta', whose translation is MTWEISGHDWAVDLLKGHIQRGEVRHAYLFSGAAGIGKRTLALRFAQALNCPTPLAPGEPCRTCRVCRQIEQMSHVDLSVVQSEGEGMVLKVDQARELQQTLALLPRELPYRVALLLRFHEANASAQNALLKTLEEPPARAILLITATSPEELLPTIVSRCEVLRLRPLAPEACAQVLIKRGVPAEEAQWLAHLSGGRPGYALNLHAQPDLLEARRRTLEDLLHLLGAPRRERFAYAERLTASRGKERERLLQTLPLWLSFWRDVMICASGSGLSLTHLDFAEQIQRVAEQVGLARAAFVTRRLEEHLQRLESNPNMRLLVEMSLLEMPRLAEEVSAAPRE
- a CDS encoding RNA polymerase sigma factor; protein product: MQELELTQSAQAQALTLDWESVYTELLPRVYNYFRYRGLEDEVAEDLTAQTFEKAWRKRASYRHDLAAFSTWVLRIAHNVAMDYHRTHGRQVSLEEMEVHGGEAHPEESMMARDEILRLRRLLAQLPPREQELVALKYGSGLTNRTIAQMTGLSESNVGTILHRVVQMLRAQLKGEE